From the Sebastes fasciatus isolate fSebFas1 chromosome 3, fSebFas1.pri, whole genome shotgun sequence genome, one window contains:
- the LOC141764044 gene encoding pyrroline-5-carboxylate reductase 1, mitochondrial-like, with translation MSVGFIGAGQLAHALVKGFMAAGVIATNRITASCPDTDLPTVSGLRKMGVNLTTSNKETVNKSDVLFLAVKPHIIPFVLDEIGPDIEDRHLIVSCAAGVTISSIEKKLAQYRPAPKVMRCMTNTPVVVREGATVYATGTHAEVEDGKLLEQLMSSVGFCTEVEEDLIDAVTGLSGSGPAYAFTALDALADGGVKMGLPRRLAVRLGAQALLGAAKMLLDSEQHPGQLKDNVCSPGGATIHALHVMESGGFRSLLINAVEASCIRTRELQFLADQERISPAAIKKTTLDKVLQQPGVTVSGVANGNGRSGLSLFNNRGPNVKKKN, from the exons ATGAGTGTTGGATTCATTGGAGCGGGCCAGCTGGCTCACGCACTGGTGAAAGGGTTCATGGCTGCAG GTGTGATTGCCACAAACAGGATTACAGCCAGCTGCCCAGACACTGATCTGCCCACGGTGTCAGGGCTGAGG AAAATGGGGGTGAACCTGACGACTAGCAACAAAGAGACCGTCAATAAGAGCGATGTGCTCTTCCTGGCTGTGAAACCCCACATCATCCCCTTCGTTCTGGATGAGATTGGGCCAGACATCGAGGACCGTCATCTCATAGTCTCCTGTGCGGCTGGCGTCACCATCAGCTCCATAGAGAAG AAGCTGGCTCAGTACCGTCCAGCTCCTAAAGTCATGAGGTGTATGACGAATACTCCAGTGGTGGTGAGAGAGGGAGCTACAGTGTACGCCACTGGGACACATGCAGAG GTGGAGGACGGCAAGTTACTGGAGCAGCTGATGAGCAGTGTGGGTTTCTGCACGGAGGTGGAGGAAGACCTCATTGATGCCGTCACTGGGCTGAGTGGCAGTGGACCGGCCTAC GCGTTCACAGCCCTGGATGCTCTTGCAGACGGAGGAGTGAAGATGGGTCTGCCCAGAAGACTGGCCGTCAGACTGGGAGCTCAGGCCCTATTG GGAGCAGCGAAGATGCTGCTGGACTCGGAGCAGCACCCCGGCCAGCTGAAGGACAACGTGTGCTCGCCAGGGGGCGCCACCATCCACGCCCTGCACGTCATGGAGAGCGGCGGCTTCCGCAGCCTCCTGATCAATGCAGTGGAGGCTTCGTGCATTAGGACACG GGAGCTGCAGTTTCTGGCAGACCAGGAGCGCATCTCCCCAGCAGCCATTAAGAAAACTACGCTGGACAAGGTGCTCCAGCAGCCCGGAGTCACAGTCAGCGGAGTGGCTAATGGGAATGGCAGATCGGGGCTCAGCCTCTTCAACAATCGTGGCCCCAATGTCAAGAAGAAGAACTGA